One genomic segment of Candidatus Eisenbacteria bacterium includes these proteins:
- a CDS encoding DUF2007 domain-containing protein yields MISPARDRELICIRCRRTVESADGCPFCFPKDRWATFEDSDSEVSSHALHWRELISVYNAPHEIAAISVQAVLEDVGIAAVVRSSFVPGYGGVAMTLSGSWGWVLVSPEDVSVAEEIIENYLRSLGVRSSDSSTDSPGLIE; encoded by the coding sequence ATGATTTCACCCGCAAGAGATAGGGAGCTTATCTGCATTCGCTGCCGGCGAACCGTAGAGTCGGCGGACGGTTGTCCCTTCTGCTTCCCAAAGGACAGATGGGCAACATTTGAGGACAGTGATTCCGAAGTGTCTTCCCATGCCTTGCATTGGCGCGAATTAATTTCTGTCTACAACGCTCCGCATGAAATAGCCGCTATCTCGGTGCAGGCTGTTCTCGAAGATGTCGGTATAGCGGCCGTCGTGCGATCATCATTTGTCCCGGGATATGGTGGTGTGGCCATGACTCTATCTGGTAGCTGGGGCTGGGTTCTGGTTTCTCCTGAAGATGTTTCCGTGGCCGAAGAAATCATTGAAAACTATCTTCGGAGCCTGGGTGTCAGATCTTCCGACTCATCAACAGATTCACCCGGGCTGATTGAATAG
- the ribD gene encoding bifunctional diaminohydroxyphosphoribosylaminopyrimidine deaminase/5-amino-6-(5-phosphoribosylamino)uracil reductase RibD: protein MIMERALLYKADNEMKFMRQALALARRGVGGTHPNPRVGAILVRRGSIVGQGYHHFFGGSHAEAEALSNAHGDTLYVTLEPCAHHGKTPPCTDLIVQSGIRRVVVATLDPDRRLRGKGVEILRTRGIQVDTGIFQKEARELNRPYFLHRLAGRSHLTLKLAVSADGRCAVGDGLSKWISSATSRSYVHRVRRRSDAVVVGVGTVLADDPLLTDHRLRGRQPVRIVLDQDLRIPQDARILGKDAETILVTTDGASKKQCDFFRERGIGVWVLPPTENGLICLRAFLQRTAREGLLDLLCEGGREIATSFVADGLMDRLILVQAPRLFGGYWTWLGDLGISNLKEGVELAPPQIRKMGEDIIVAWPSLASEQLIHQWNPRRKNVHRTH, encoded by the coding sequence TTGATTATGGAGAGAGCCCTGTTGTACAAAGCAGACAATGAAATGAAGTTTATGCGGCAAGCCCTGGCATTGGCGCGGCGGGGCGTTGGCGGGACCCATCCAAATCCGCGGGTTGGCGCCATCCTGGTCCGCCGCGGTTCTATCGTTGGGCAGGGGTATCATCACTTTTTTGGGGGATCCCACGCTGAAGCGGAGGCGCTCTCAAACGCTCACGGTGATACGCTCTATGTGACACTAGAACCCTGTGCACATCATGGGAAAACGCCACCCTGCACGGATCTCATTGTACAGTCCGGGATAAGGCGAGTTGTGGTGGCGACCCTCGATCCAGACCGCCGGCTTCGCGGCAAAGGTGTTGAAATCTTGCGAACTCGAGGAATCCAGGTAGATACAGGAATCTTTCAAAAGGAAGCCAGGGAATTGAACCGCCCCTATTTTCTGCACAGACTGGCTGGGCGTTCTCATCTGACCCTAAAACTGGCCGTTTCCGCCGATGGCCGGTGTGCGGTGGGAGACGGTTTATCAAAGTGGATCAGCAGTGCTACCTCACGGAGCTATGTTCATCGTGTTCGGCGACGATCCGATGCTGTCGTTGTCGGTGTCGGGACGGTTCTAGCCGATGATCCTCTCCTGACAGATCACCGGCTTCGGGGTCGGCAACCCGTCCGGATCGTCTTGGATCAGGATTTGAGGATACCTCAGGATGCCCGGATTCTTGGCAAGGATGCCGAAACGATCCTTGTCACAACGGATGGGGCGTCAAAGAAACAATGTGACTTTTTTCGAGAACGCGGCATCGGGGTCTGGGTTCTCCCCCCGACAGAAAATGGTCTTATTTGCTTAAGGGCCTTTCTACAAAGGACCGCCCGTGAAGGGCTCCTTGATTTGCTTTGCGAGGGGGGAAGGGAGATAGCGACATCCTTTGTGGCGGACGGTTTGATGGACCGGCTGATCTTAGTTCAGGCTCCCCGGCTATTTGGGGGATATTGGACCTGGTTGGGTGATCTCGGGATCTCCAATTTGAAGGAGGGGGTCGAACTGGCGCCCCCTCAGATTCGAAAAATGGGAGAAGATATTATCGTGGCTTGGCCCTCTCTGGCTTCAGAGCAGCTCATTCACCAATGGAATCCCCGGAGGAAGAATGTTCACAGGACTCATTGA
- a CDS encoding prepilin-type N-terminal cleavage/methylation domain-containing protein has protein sequence MILRQEKWSEQQEQRGFTLVEVMVTVVVIGILTSMAIPNYIRLQERAKTAQCMSNQKNISTAATAYGMDNGIIDASVSCLDLFNAGLISSAIAECPSSENSDNDDYEITFVGGVPVAVTCLIAGPDHLWETN, from the coding sequence ATGATTCTGCGACAAGAAAAATGGAGCGAACAACAAGAGCAGCGCGGCTTTACACTGGTTGAGGTCATGGTTACCGTTGTAGTGATTGGAATATTAACTTCCATGGCGATTCCTAATTATATCCGACTCCAAGAGCGCGCAAAGACTGCCCAATGCATGAGCAATCAAAAGAATATTTCAACGGCGGCCACGGCTTACGGCATGGATAATGGCATTATCGATGCTAGTGTGAGCTGTCTTGACCTTTTCAATGCCGGCCTCATCTCCTCAGCCATAGCTGAGTGTCCCAGCAGTGAAAACTCAGATAATGACGACTATGAGATCACCTTTGTCGGTGGTGTGCCTGTAGCCGTTACCTGTTTGATTGCAGGCCCTGACCATCTCTGGGAGACAAATTAG
- a CDS encoding PorV/PorQ family protein — protein MLRWRRGRITAGALLLALGGFLLVPGMGMAAGEDGGTSNHGAAYLRMGLGARALGMGGAFVAVADDVTAGYWNPAGLDWSCGMQFTGMYSAAMNLDRNYNYLGFSNKAHWGAFGLSLISAGMSDIEEWNGDNTHQGDFDYKDLALMGHLAKSYEIFSVGITGKYLRQSVGASVNDDSANGWAVDIGAGMMLTDWARFGIAVQDVASGLGSDEGTNDIPANLRAGIAFSPMPGIIGAFDVEKTRHEEDVKIHFGAEASVPLSEDIGAALRLGADDGKFAGGIGFRLNFLEIDYAYINEPQNFLDENHRISATLKFGDPCDTWGAGYGGGVRDRDGDGIADANDGCPDLAEDMDGFEDTDGCPDSDNDGDGIADIYDDCPNMAEDFDGFRDEDGCADLDNDGDGILDADDTCPGVAEVFNNFQDTDGCPDEKPIEFPRAYINFKFGTAEISHADPIPVLNDVIRIMNENPEIRVKITGHTDNIGSDEYNTALSLRRAEAVKAYLVERGIDAGRFVTEGKGESVPVDTNDTDDGRARNRRIEFEVAS, from the coding sequence ATGTTGAGATGGCGTCGGGGTAGGATAACCGCCGGGGCTTTGCTTCTCGCTCTAGGAGGATTCCTCTTGGTTCCGGGGATGGGCATGGCTGCCGGCGAGGATGGCGGTACCAGTAATCACGGCGCAGCCTACCTACGCATGGGACTAGGCGCTAGAGCCCTTGGTATGGGCGGTGCCTTTGTCGCCGTTGCTGATGATGTAACGGCTGGATATTGGAATCCGGCAGGATTGGATTGGTCGTGTGGCATGCAGTTTACCGGCATGTATTCCGCGGCGATGAATCTAGACCGGAATTACAACTATTTGGGATTCTCCAACAAAGCACATTGGGGAGCCTTTGGTCTGTCGTTAATCTCCGCGGGGATGAGCGACATTGAGGAATGGAATGGTGATAATACCCACCAGGGTGATTTTGATTATAAAGATCTAGCCCTCATGGGACATCTTGCCAAATCCTATGAAATCTTCTCGGTTGGTATCACCGGTAAGTATCTGCGGCAATCAGTCGGCGCCAGTGTCAACGACGATTCGGCCAATGGCTGGGCCGTTGATATCGGCGCTGGAATGATGCTTACCGATTGGGCTCGGTTCGGTATTGCCGTCCAGGATGTCGCTTCCGGCTTGGGAAGCGATGAAGGTACGAATGATATACCAGCAAATCTCAGGGCTGGCATCGCATTTTCACCCATGCCTGGAATCATCGGAGCATTTGATGTCGAGAAGACTCGGCATGAAGAGGACGTGAAGATCCACTTTGGCGCAGAGGCAAGTGTGCCTCTATCTGAGGATATCGGGGCGGCTTTGCGCCTCGGCGCCGATGATGGCAAATTCGCCGGTGGTATCGGATTCCGTCTAAACTTCCTGGAAATTGACTATGCATATATCAATGAGCCACAAAATTTCCTGGATGAGAATCATCGCATCTCTGCGACCCTGAAATTTGGGGATCCCTGCGATACTTGGGGCGCCGGTTACGGCGGTGGGGTCAGAGATCGTGATGGCGACGGTATAGCCGATGCAAATGATGGCTGCCCGGATCTGGCCGAGGACATGGACGGGTTTGAAGACACAGATGGCTGCCCCGACTCCGATAATGACGGCGATGGCATTGCAGACATCTATGACGATTGCCCTAATATGGCCGAGGATTTTGATGGCTTCCGTGATGAAGATGGCTGTGCCGATCTGGATAATGACGGTGATGGCATTCTGGATGCTGATGACACTTGCCCTGGCGTGGCTGAGGTGTTCAATAACTTCCAGGACACCGATGGTTGCCCGGATGAGAAGCCGATCGAGTTCCCTCGGGCCTACATCAACTTCAAGTTCGGGACGGCTGAAATCAGCCATGCTGATCCTATTCCGGTCTTGAATGATGTTATCCGGATCATGAATGAGAATCCTGAGATCAGAGTAAAGATCACCGGACACACTGACAATATTGGCAGCGATGAGTACAACACAGCGCTTTCGTTAAGACGGGCTGAAGCTGTCAAAGCATATTTGGTCGAACGGGGCATTGATGCCGGACGTTTCGTCACTGAAGGTAAGGGCGAGTCGGTGCCGGTTGATACGAATGATACGGACGATGGCCGCGCTAGGAACCGGCGGATCGAGTTCGAGGTCGCTTCGTAG
- a CDS encoding riboflavin synthase produces the protein MFTGLIEEIGEIYSARVESGGKRFVIQGHKVMEELSTGDSVSIGGVCLTVEKMDPAAYTFQVFAMKETLKRSNAGAWRKGTPVNLERALRLSARLGGHLVQGHVDGLGRLINIRRDGASRRLILEIPAELRRFIAEKGSIALDGVSLTIGKIVPRGCEIHLIPETLKRTTLGRLRSGEMINVEVDLMARYLLRFLENDNISTETISKILRCDDAGGRDH, from the coding sequence ATGTTCACAGGACTCATTGAAGAGATCGGAGAGATCTATTCCGCCCGAGTCGAGTCCGGGGGGAAGCGTTTCGTGATTCAGGGTCATAAGGTCATGGAGGAATTATCCACCGGTGATTCTGTCTCGATTGGTGGCGTCTGTTTGACCGTCGAGAAGATGGATCCGGCCGCCTACACTTTTCAGGTGTTCGCCATGAAAGAAACCTTGAAACGCTCCAATGCCGGTGCTTGGCGTAAAGGAACCCCAGTAAACTTGGAAAGGGCTCTCCGGCTCTCGGCTCGATTGGGTGGCCATCTTGTACAGGGGCATGTTGATGGCCTGGGCCGCCTCATCAATATTCGGAGAGACGGCGCCTCCAGAAGGCTGATCTTGGAAATTCCCGCAGAACTCAGGCGCTTCATCGCTGAGAAGGGTTCGATCGCCCTGGATGGAGTCAGTCTCACCATCGGCAAAATTGTGCCTCGCGGATGTGAAATTCATCTGATTCCAGAAACACTTAAGAGAACGACACTGGGCCGACTTCGCAGCGGCGAAATGATAAATGTCGAGGTCGATTTAATGGCCCGATATCTTCTCCGTTTTTTGGAAAACGATAACATTTCAACGGAAACGATTTCAAAAATCCTAAGATGTGATGATGCAGGTGGAAGAGATCATTGA